In a single window of the Candidatus Krumholzibacteriia bacterium genome:
- the secA gene encoding preprotein translocase subunit SecA, translating to MAFGFLKRMFGTQMERELRHYWPIVETINEFQASYEALSEEDLPKKTEEFRQRLEEGETLDDLLPEAFALVKEACRRKCGQEWTVMGLPLPWDMLPYDVQLIGGIALHRGNIAEMATGEGKTLVATLPLYLNALPGRGAHLVTVNDYLAQRDSEWMGGIFESLGLSVGVILSGLSPEDRKAAYQCDITYGTNSEFGFDYLRDNMAGSSEQQVQRDFFFSIVDEVDSVLVDEARTPLIISGPVSHSTSNEKYREFAPMVNSLFGKQQRLINDLTSRAETLLKKEDRGDEENWELGTLLLQIRNGSPKAKRYLRMMQESGTTAMQSQVENANMRDKTLHELNSVLFFTLDERGHSIELTEKGLDSLSEKDRGLFVLPDLSVKLGAIDADDALDSRASALAREEAHREFAERSDLIQIVQQLLKAFSIFEKDVDYVVSDGKVLIVDEFTGRTLHGRRYSDGLHQAIEAKEKVTIEGQTQTYATVTLQNFFRMYETLSGMTGTAVTEEEELWEIYKLKVIVIPTNRPVVREDGDDRIYRTRREKVTAIIDEVERLHRMRLPILVGTVSVEFSETLSRLLSRRNIPHNVLNAKQHQREAEIVMNAGQPGAVTIATNMAGRGTDIKLAPQVIDPSELHLEGEAEQALGLQIIGTERHESRRIDRQLRGRSGRQGDPGRSLFFLSLEDNLMRLFSGEKIGRIMDRVGVQEGEVITHPMVTRAIERAQKKVEAHNFDMRKHLLKYDDVMNLQREVVYDRRAFYLSQEDLHEEVEGKAADVVSNLIQDLVPTGQHPEDWDLGELTSSLEATFLGDFSLPEEKLDTWDRDLLENTMRERALSRLQERKSALPEDLYRQVCRYALLRSLDEAWKEHLLELDNLKSGIGLRAYAQKDPLVEFKVEAFSLFESMLDMIDRETLRLLFHLEVAVAPASYEGEDLSRTQTRHEDRDAYHDVPDEAPAEAPSAASAIMSNPNPHAGGRPQPVVNEGGKVGRNDPCPCGSGRKYKKCCAQGTA from the coding sequence ATGGCCTTCGGTTTTCTGAAAAGAATGTTCGGAACGCAGATGGAACGAGAGCTTAGGCATTACTGGCCTATCGTCGAGACTATCAACGAGTTTCAGGCATCGTATGAAGCATTGTCTGAAGAGGATCTCCCGAAGAAGACGGAGGAGTTTCGTCAGCGCCTGGAGGAAGGCGAGACTCTGGACGATCTGCTTCCCGAAGCCTTCGCTCTGGTCAAGGAGGCCTGTCGCCGAAAGTGCGGACAGGAATGGACGGTCATGGGGCTCCCGCTTCCCTGGGATATGCTTCCCTATGATGTTCAGCTGATTGGCGGAATCGCACTTCACCGGGGGAACATCGCAGAGATGGCTACAGGAGAGGGAAAAACCCTGGTGGCGACTCTGCCTCTTTATCTGAATGCTCTTCCCGGTCGAGGGGCGCATCTGGTCACGGTCAACGATTACCTTGCCCAGCGTGACTCCGAGTGGATGGGAGGCATTTTCGAAAGTCTGGGCCTGAGTGTGGGAGTGATCCTCTCCGGCCTGAGTCCGGAGGACAGAAAAGCCGCCTACCAGTGTGACATTACCTACGGAACCAATAGCGAATTCGGCTTCGACTATCTCCGCGACAACATGGCGGGTTCCTCGGAGCAGCAGGTTCAGCGCGATTTCTTCTTCTCAATTGTCGATGAGGTGGACAGCGTTCTTGTGGACGAGGCGAGAACTCCCCTGATCATTTCCGGCCCCGTCAGTCACTCCACTTCCAATGAGAAGTACCGGGAGTTTGCACCCATGGTGAACTCCCTCTTTGGCAAACAGCAGCGGCTGATCAATGACCTGACCTCCAGGGCTGAGACCCTGCTGAAGAAAGAGGATCGGGGCGATGAGGAAAATTGGGAACTCGGGACTTTGCTTCTCCAGATCCGCAACGGCTCTCCCAAGGCCAAGCGTTACCTGCGAATGATGCAGGAAAGCGGAACCACGGCCATGCAATCGCAGGTCGAGAACGCAAATATGCGGGACAAGACCCTGCATGAACTCAATTCCGTTCTCTTCTTCACGCTGGACGAACGGGGGCATTCCATCGAGTTGACCGAGAAGGGGCTCGATTCCCTGAGTGAAAAGGATCGAGGGCTCTTCGTTCTCCCGGACCTCTCGGTCAAGCTGGGTGCGATTGATGCCGATGATGCGCTGGATTCTCGGGCTAGCGCGCTTGCCCGGGAGGAGGCACATCGTGAGTTTGCCGAAAGAAGCGACCTGATTCAGATCGTCCAGCAACTTCTGAAGGCATTCAGCATCTTTGAAAAGGATGTGGACTATGTGGTTTCCGACGGCAAGGTGCTGATTGTCGACGAGTTCACGGGGCGAACTCTCCACGGCCGACGCTATTCTGATGGTTTGCACCAGGCGATCGAGGCGAAAGAGAAGGTGACGATCGAGGGGCAGACGCAAACCTATGCGACGGTGACCCTACAGAATTTCTTCCGCATGTATGAAACTCTCTCCGGCATGACCGGAACGGCGGTGACCGAGGAGGAGGAATTATGGGAAATCTACAAGTTGAAGGTCATCGTAATTCCGACCAACCGCCCAGTGGTTCGAGAGGACGGTGACGACCGGATCTACCGCACGAGGCGTGAGAAGGTAACCGCGATCATCGACGAGGTGGAGCGACTTCATCGAATGCGCTTACCGATTCTCGTGGGAACCGTGTCCGTGGAGTTCAGTGAAACCCTGAGCCGTCTTCTCTCCCGGCGCAACATTCCTCACAATGTTCTCAACGCCAAACAGCACCAGCGGGAAGCGGAAATTGTCATGAACGCAGGGCAGCCTGGCGCGGTGACGATCGCCACCAACATGGCGGGCCGTGGTACGGATATCAAACTGGCTCCCCAGGTGATTGATCCTTCGGAATTGCATCTTGAAGGAGAAGCGGAACAGGCTCTCGGGCTTCAGATCATCGGAACGGAGCGCCATGAGAGCCGGAGAATCGACCGACAGCTCCGGGGCCGATCCGGAAGACAGGGTGACCCTGGCCGCAGTCTCTTCTTCCTGAGCCTTGAGGACAACCTCATGCGCCTCTTCAGCGGGGAGAAGATCGGAAGGATCATGGACCGGGTCGGTGTGCAGGAAGGCGAAGTCATCACGCACCCGATGGTGACTCGAGCCATCGAGCGCGCCCAGAAGAAGGTGGAAGCTCATAACTTCGATATGCGAAAGCATCTTCTCAAGTATGACGATGTCATGAATCTCCAGCGAGAAGTCGTCTATGACCGACGCGCTTTCTATCTCTCTCAGGAAGACCTGCATGAGGAAGTGGAGGGAAAGGCCGCCGATGTGGTGAGCAATCTCATTCAGGATCTCGTCCCCACAGGACAGCACCCTGAGGACTGGGATCTGGGAGAACTGACAAGTTCCCTGGAGGCTACCTTCCTCGGAGATTTCTCCCTTCCCGAAGAGAAGCTCGATACCTGGGACCGGGACCTGCTGGAAAACACCATGCGAGAAAGGGCCCTTTCCCGCCTGCAGGAGAGAAAGAGTGCCCTGCCTGAGGACCTCTATCGTCAGGTCTGTCGATACGCATTGCTCCGGAGCCTGGATGAGGCGTGGAAAGAGCATCTTCTGGAACTGGACAATCTGAAGAGCGGTATCGGTCTGAGAGCTTATGCCCAGAAGGATCCCCTTGTGGAGTTCAAGGTCGAGGCCTTTTCTCTCTTCGAGTCGATGCTGGATATGATCGATCGGGAAACACTTCGCCTGCTATTCCACCTGGAAGTGGCTGTGGCGCCTGCCAGCTACGAAGGCGAAGATCTCTCCCGGACCCAGACAAGGCACGAAGACCGGGATGCCTATCACGATGTGCCGGACGAGGCTCCCGCAGAAGCTCCCTCTGCAGCTTCTGCGATTATGAGCAACCCGAATCCCCACGCGGGCGGACGACCTCAGCCCGTGGTGAACGAGGGCGGAAAAGTCGGAAGAAATGATCCCTGCCCTTGCGGCAGCGGAAGAAAATACAAAAAGTGTTGCGCTCAGGGCACAGCATAG